In the Bifidobacterium catenulatum PV20-2 genome, one interval contains:
- a CDS encoding DUF6541 family protein, whose amino-acid sequence MTSEQIANTGSVTADHGSIQTHAQTQLRQNGSSNGGPSERKRGLRWRPAMLHPASLRALLPWLTSIIGIASALCLVIAWFPSTVWNTPIVSSDAPAHYYFIRRLLDEGLGAALHLWPHNSFYPPLFHVCAYFVIKIAALFGVQCSIYAAFNITWIIASGVIFPSGMLVLCRYFLQRWNRGNPISNPISRISQASPTSESSSVSESSNVSNQQVSSAVNRQYNATLDATFVLQNLIGLFVPVLAVSSVCHPYGLLNAGPLIAFGFATSLLPFLIAATLRLFDAIAAREHIVKWLAITAIAGVVCLVAHPRIAFTYALILVPFIVLRLPWKLILGAFIAMCVGAVAFVALMLTSFKSDRWANPASWFHSHQPSKNLWESISFCFTDGLDGFPAILFALLLIAGTVAAFVCASRRAAMRSSDSLSGAVSTVAPAFSADADVLASDTEVSAPAVSPVSASGLPAASCSDPADVSLSSSSEPSRPRRNDRLRDVIALTAAFLLVTLVYVCTVTLVGALPNIISAPWYRDENRIMTMLPLVALPLLVIGVNALSECVSACAASASFAPSASSFSAKNSVSSSSVPSLSSASAVSSVKNVSLASNWIGPLAVFLVVAILAVSAQIVCPSRTAARDAIIAHSSLNQSDPNEQLTEQKITVLRKVTERTGTQATIISDPLNGSMYADTLFNANMLYPIINARTDVPSAPFGKVETAFASGDRQQVLGTVCSLTDAPEYFLTMGDQAQSLQSFPYRAQYDSFHNEELIDTYVDGGTLVKVADYSQYGQGWALYRFGCAD is encoded by the coding sequence ATGACTTCCGAACAGATTGCGAATACCGGTTCCGTAACGGCCGATCATGGCTCGATTCAGACGCATGCGCAGACTCAGCTTCGGCAGAACGGCTCGTCCAATGGCGGCCCGTCCGAGCGGAAACGTGGTCTGCGATGGCGTCCTGCGATGCTGCATCCGGCGTCGCTCCGCGCGTTATTGCCGTGGCTTACGTCGATTATCGGCATCGCGTCCGCACTATGCCTGGTGATTGCGTGGTTCCCCTCCACGGTATGGAATACGCCGATCGTCAGCAGCGATGCCCCCGCGCATTACTATTTCATTCGCCGCCTGCTTGACGAAGGTTTGGGGGCGGCGCTGCATTTGTGGCCTCATAATTCGTTCTATCCGCCGTTATTCCATGTTTGCGCTTATTTCGTGATCAAAATCGCGGCGCTGTTCGGCGTGCAATGTTCGATTTATGCGGCATTCAATATCACGTGGATCATCGCTTCGGGCGTGATTTTCCCCTCCGGAATGCTGGTATTGTGCAGGTATTTCCTGCAACGTTGGAATCGCGGCAATCCAATTTCCAATCCAATTTCACGTATTTCGCAAGCATCGCCTACGTCTGAATCATCATCCGTATCTGAATCGTCGAATGTTTCAAATCAGCAGGTATCGTCAGCTGTGAATCGGCAATATAACGCCACTCTCGACGCTACTTTCGTTCTGCAGAATCTGATTGGACTGTTCGTGCCCGTGCTCGCCGTCAGCTCGGTATGCCACCCGTACGGACTGCTGAATGCCGGTCCGCTGATCGCATTCGGTTTCGCCACGTCGCTGCTGCCGTTTCTTATCGCTGCCACGTTGCGCTTGTTCGACGCGATCGCCGCACGCGAGCATATAGTGAAATGGCTCGCGATCACTGCTATCGCAGGCGTGGTTTGCCTCGTTGCGCACCCGCGTATCGCATTCACGTACGCTCTGATTCTGGTGCCGTTCATTGTGTTGCGTTTGCCGTGGAAGCTGATTCTGGGTGCGTTTATCGCCATGTGTGTCGGCGCGGTTGCGTTTGTGGCTCTGATGCTTACGTCGTTCAAATCGGACCGTTGGGCGAATCCCGCTTCCTGGTTCCATAGCCATCAGCCGTCCAAGAATTTGTGGGAGTCGATTTCGTTCTGTTTCACGGATGGTCTTGACGGTTTTCCTGCGATTTTGTTCGCATTATTGCTGATTGCGGGAACCGTTGCCGCTTTCGTTTGCGCCTCCCGCCGCGCTGCTATGCGCTCTTCGGATTCGCTTTCGGGTGCTGTTTCCACTGTGGCTCCCGCTTTTTCCGCTGATGCTGATGTTTTGGCTTCCGATACTGAGGTTTCCGCTCCTGCTGTTTCCCCAGTTTCCGCTTCCGGTCTGCCGGCTGCTTCGTGTTCCGATCCTGCCGACGTCTCCTTATCCTCATCATCCGAACCATCTCGACCTCGCCGCAACGATCGCCTGCGTGACGTGATCGCGTTGACGGCCGCGTTTCTGCTGGTCACGCTGGTATATGTGTGCACGGTCACGTTGGTTGGCGCGCTGCCGAATATCATCAGCGCTCCCTGGTATCGCGATGAAAACCGCATTATGACCATGCTTCCCCTGGTTGCGTTGCCGTTGCTTGTCATTGGCGTCAACGCGCTTTCCGAATGCGTTTCCGCGTGCGCCGCATCCGCTTCTTTCGCTCCTTCCGCATCTTCTTTCTCCGCGAAGAATAGTGTTTCTTCTTCTTCCGTTCCTTCTCTTTCTTCTGCGTCTGCTGTTTCTTCCGTGAAGAACGTTTCTCTCGCTTCCAATTGGATCGGCCCACTCGCCGTATTCCTCGTAGTTGCGATACTTGCGGTTTCCGCGCAGATCGTATGCCCGTCTCGCACTGCAGCTCGTGACGCGATCATCGCGCATTCCAGCCTGAACCAAAGCGACCCCAACGAGCAGCTCACCGAGCAGAAAATCACTGTGCTGCGCAAGGTCACGGAACGTACTGGCACTCAGGCCACCATCATTTCCGATCCGTTAAACGGTTCGATGTATGCGGATACGCTGTTCAACGCGAACATGCTGTATCCGATCATCAATGCGCGCACCGATGTGCCATCCGCTCCGTTCGGCAAAGTGGAGACTGCGTTTGCTTCCGGCGATAGGCAGCAGGTGCTTGGCACGGTATGTTCGCTGACCGACGCTCCGGAGTACTTTCTTACGATGGGCGACCAGGCGCAAAGCTTGCAGTCGTTCCCGTATCGCGCCCAATACGATTCCTTCCATAATGAGGAATTGATTGATACGTATGTGGATGGCGGCACGTTGGTGAAGGTTGCCGATTATTCGCAATACGGCCAGGGTTGGGCCCTCTACCGTTTCGGTTGCGCCGATTAA
- a CDS encoding HD domain-containing protein gives MTTGYIPTLAQVDELHRKIAQSQAAYDLIHGHCVVVADIARRMACRQNALFTRRCTLPDDAPEKVGDFGLRLTQDGNGDESFGMLRIPSIPSSDGLTGGTVPPRLIDEHLVVIGGLLHDIGTYFLLKQDGSDGGPLKFDGPNYVRHGLKGYEYLLNEGVDESIAQFARNHTGVGLTKEAVESQGLPLPPADYVPMNLEQEVVMVADKYNSKSIPPKFLTAEAYARKAARFGESNRREWLRLLERYGVLDVTPLAEQYHMRIAE, from the coding sequence ATGACAACCGGATATATTCCTACACTCGCCCAAGTTGACGAACTGCATCGAAAAATCGCGCAATCGCAAGCCGCATACGATTTGATTCACGGACATTGCGTAGTCGTTGCCGACATCGCACGTCGCATGGCATGCAGGCAGAACGCACTTTTCACCCGTCGATGCACGCTACCGGACGACGCCCCCGAAAAAGTGGGCGATTTCGGCCTTAGGCTTACGCAAGATGGCAATGGAGACGAATCGTTCGGCATGCTTCGCATTCCTTCCATTCCATCATCGGACGGGCTTACGGGCGGAACCGTTCCGCCAAGGCTGATCGATGAGCATCTGGTGGTGATCGGTGGTCTGCTGCATGATATCGGCACGTATTTTCTGCTCAAACAAGATGGTTCCGACGGTGGGCCGCTGAAATTCGACGGTCCGAATTACGTGCGGCATGGGCTTAAAGGCTACGAATATTTGTTGAATGAGGGTGTTGACGAGTCCATCGCGCAGTTCGCGCGCAACCACACCGGTGTGGGACTCACCAAAGAAGCGGTGGAATCGCAAGGATTGCCGCTGCCTCCGGCCGACTATGTGCCCATGAATCTTGAGCAGGAAGTGGTGATGGTGGCCGACAAGTACAACAGCAAGTCGATTCCGCCGAAGTTCCTGACTGCCGAAGCCTATGCGCGCAAAGCGGCCCGTTTCGGCGAAAGCAACAGGCGCGAATGGCTGCGGCTGCTCGAACGATACGGCGTGCTTGACGTCACGCCACTTGCCGAGCAGTACCACATGCGTATCGCGGAGTAG
- a CDS encoding ATP-binding cassette domain-containing protein, translating to MSDNMNDKNENIDETVVDEAAVDETAESAASETVDDAAIDDIAADTSSADSIESIDFTVVYDDDNAAVAGNDTVDAAETADAANNAADTTNDDSDVAANNANQVKETLALLSSDEPTALESHETVKADSATSVSSQLDNEIKRNRKKDAFFFKANPTFALDHVTVTNRKTGRNILDDLSLSFHAGATHAVLVDVEDREQHQALLATMVGMVRTDRGNVMHKSANLSDVEPVEMLGHRIGFIPQRFAFRPDLDAESNILYAMDASNRNFLKPKPIIARELLKRVGFDEVTSGLAVGEVSELNQRRVAIARALSCEAEVIIADEPTAGLDADDAAVVLELLKKFKRDADRKRAIIVVTTNPEVADAMEHSVELD from the coding sequence ATGAGCGACAATATGAACGATAAGAACGAGAACATCGACGAGACCGTGGTTGACGAGGCTGCGGTTGACGAGACCGCTGAATCCGCGGCAAGCGAGACCGTCGATGATGCTGCAATCGACGATATTGCAGCTGACACATCTTCCGCAGATTCCATTGAATCCATCGACTTTACGGTGGTGTACGACGATGACAATGCAGCGGTTGCAGGCAACGATACTGTAGACGCCGCCGAAACCGCCGATGCTGCAAATAACGCTGCGGATACCACGAATGACGATTCGGACGTGGCGGCGAATAACGCGAATCAAGTGAAGGAAACGCTCGCTTTGCTTTCTTCCGACGAACCGACCGCACTGGAATCGCATGAAACGGTGAAAGCCGACTCCGCAACCAGCGTTTCGTCACAGCTTGACAACGAAATCAAGCGCAATCGCAAAAAGGATGCGTTCTTCTTCAAAGCGAATCCGACGTTCGCGCTCGATCATGTGACCGTGACCAATCGCAAGACCGGCCGCAATATTCTTGACGACCTGTCGTTGTCGTTCCATGCGGGCGCCACACATGCGGTGCTCGTGGACGTGGAGGATCGCGAACAGCATCAGGCATTGCTGGCCACCATGGTCGGCATGGTGCGCACGGACCGCGGCAATGTGATGCACAAAAGCGCCAACCTGAGCGACGTCGAACCGGTCGAAATGTTGGGACACCGCATCGGATTCATTCCGCAACGTTTCGCTTTCCGCCCCGATCTCGACGCGGAAAGCAATATCCTGTACGCCATGGATGCGTCGAACCGCAACTTCCTCAAGCCGAAGCCTATAATCGCCCGCGAACTACTCAAGCGCGTGGGCTTCGACGAAGTGACGTCTGGCCTGGCAGTCGGCGAAGTAAGCGAACTGAACCAGCGTCGTGTGGCCATCGCTCGTGCGTTGAGCTGCGAGGCTGAAGTGATCATCGCCGACGAGCCGACCGCTGGATTGGATGCCGACGATGCGGCCGTGGTGTTGGAGCTGTTGAAGAAGTTCAAGCGCGATGCCGATCGCAAGCGCGCCATCATCGTGGTGACCACCAATCCGGAGGTCGCCGATGCGATGGAACACAGCGTGGAACTCGACTAG
- a CDS encoding ABC transporter permease gives MFVLKNAWAALGRVKWRTALIALLALLVSFSAAVDLAVIRADDAANNETYQSQKATAVIRPTAQTKAKRDGADSSYTDKYLTWEKYSTYATAAQSNNVTFNYTLATSVPVRESKSLQAIAAKNDTSEDKTGGNLTLQAFYTLDAAKINDYGYYKVVKGKHLSYKTQSDGVLISQALADKNNLKVGDKVTVGNPSKASETYTFTVRGIYEYDSDVPEGNGSDAKYAKDNRENVIYTTYINFAKNGLDTTEATGWGVPNLNIVFSLANPSTYNKFVRSVKKAKLDTKTYEITSPSLTAYKKSIEPLDSAASAARIMLLAMTIVGGIALLALIVWAAVGGRRDEIGMAMITGVTKGRLGWQFMLETFMMTVPGWIIGLVAGALLAKPIGTAWAGGQAVAITSASVWNVIWYGLGACLVLGIVAFVRVACFNLNQLFEERSEVTA, from the coding sequence ATGTTCGTTCTCAAGAACGCATGGGCGGCGCTCGGCCGCGTCAAATGGCGCACCGCGCTGATCGCCCTACTCGCACTACTGGTGTCTTTCTCGGCTGCCGTGGATCTGGCAGTCATACGAGCAGACGACGCCGCCAATAATGAGACATACCAGTCGCAGAAAGCCACTGCGGTGATTCGGCCGACCGCGCAGACCAAAGCCAAGCGCGACGGTGCCGATTCCAGCTACACCGACAAGTACTTGACGTGGGAAAAGTACAGCACGTATGCAACGGCCGCGCAGAGCAACAACGTGACCTTCAATTACACGTTGGCAACGTCAGTGCCGGTGCGCGAAAGCAAGTCGTTGCAGGCAATCGCCGCGAAAAACGATACCAGCGAAGACAAGACCGGCGGCAATCTGACCCTGCAGGCGTTCTACACGTTGGACGCCGCGAAAATCAACGATTACGGCTACTACAAAGTGGTCAAAGGCAAGCACCTGAGCTATAAGACGCAAAGCGACGGCGTGCTCATTTCGCAGGCGCTGGCCGATAAGAACAATCTCAAGGTCGGCGACAAGGTGACGGTCGGCAATCCGTCGAAGGCTTCCGAAACGTACACGTTCACCGTGCGCGGCATTTACGAATACGACAGCGACGTGCCTGAGGGCAACGGTTCCGACGCGAAATACGCAAAGGACAATCGTGAGAACGTGATCTACACGACGTATATCAACTTCGCCAAGAACGGGCTTGACACGACGGAGGCCACGGGATGGGGCGTTCCGAATCTCAATATCGTGTTCTCTCTGGCGAATCCTTCCACGTACAACAAGTTCGTGCGCTCGGTGAAGAAAGCCAAGTTGGACACGAAGACGTACGAGATCACCTCGCCGTCGCTTACCGCCTATAAGAAGTCAATCGAGCCGCTTGATTCCGCCGCTTCGGCCGCGCGCATCATGCTGTTGGCCATGACGATCGTCGGCGGAATCGCGTTGCTGGCATTAATTGTGTGGGCGGCGGTCGGCGGCCGTCGCGATGAAATCGGCATGGCGATGATCACCGGCGTGACCAAGGGCCGTTTGGGATGGCAGTTCATGCTGGAAACGTTCATGATGACGGTTCCGGGTTGGATCATCGGCTTGGTTGCCGGCGCGCTGTTGGCGAAGCCGATCGGTACCGCGTGGGCCGGCGGGCAGGCTGTGGCGATCACGTCCGCTTCGGTGTGGAATGTGATCTGGTACGGCTTGGGCGCATGCCTGGTGCTTGGCATCGTGGCGTTCGTGCGCGTGGCCTGCTTCAACCTGAACCAACTGTTTGAGGAACGCTCGGAGGTGACGGCATGA
- a CDS encoding class II glutamine amidotransferase, whose translation MCRLLGFAAAGSNTSLNGVLGMQTVRDFRDLSEIHNDGWGSALVTVPSESPYLRDGGAPTPETGTAIYKNTIAARHDPIFDELANAPARGGLWHLRLASSNLPLILENQQPFYANGLSFIHNGDISDDQGRNIITNRAFPVDPNIVQSTGGRSDSAIFFAVILQYIGFGFALDEAVAQAVRELRKSYPKSSYNCMIQSQDQFIALCAAGREVTSKRIVEIYDQYGRGDQAHDYRVMRYRALGESEADQAAGQLKGVVVASSGFDQRAEDGWTRLENDRMIVASNRTGAFRVRSI comes from the coding sequence ATGTGCAGATTACTTGGATTCGCGGCAGCCGGAAGCAACACCAGTCTCAATGGTGTGCTCGGCATGCAGACCGTACGCGATTTCCGTGATCTGAGTGAAATCCACAACGATGGCTGGGGCTCCGCGCTGGTCACCGTGCCGAGCGAGTCGCCGTACCTACGTGACGGTGGCGCTCCCACTCCGGAAACCGGCACCGCCATCTACAAGAACACGATCGCGGCCCGCCATGATCCGATTTTCGACGAGCTCGCCAACGCTCCGGCCCGTGGAGGCCTGTGGCACCTACGTTTGGCCAGCTCGAACCTGCCGCTGATTCTCGAAAACCAGCAGCCGTTCTACGCCAACGGATTGAGCTTCATCCACAATGGCGATATTTCCGACGATCAGGGTCGCAATATCATCACCAACCGTGCGTTCCCAGTCGATCCGAATATCGTGCAGTCCACCGGCGGCCGTTCCGATTCCGCCATTTTCTTCGCAGTGATTCTGCAGTACATCGGTTTTGGTTTCGCGCTCGACGAGGCGGTCGCGCAGGCTGTGCGCGAACTGCGCAAAAGCTATCCGAAATCCAGCTACAACTGCATGATTCAGAGCCAAGACCAGTTCATCGCTCTGTGCGCGGCCGGTCGTGAGGTCACGTCCAAGCGCATTGTGGAAATCTACGACCAGTACGGACGTGGCGACCAGGCGCATGACTATCGTGTGATGCGCTATCGTGCGCTCGGCGAATCCGAAGCGGATCAGGCTGCAGGCCAGCTGAAGGGCGTGGTTGTGGCCAGCTCCGGTTTCGATCAGCGTGCCGAAGATGGCTGGACTCGTTTGGAAAACGATCGGATGATCGTCGCTTCTAACCGTACCGGCGCATTTCGCGTGCGTTCTATCTGA
- a CDS encoding KUP/HAK/KT family potassium transporter, with the protein MANEPNEDEPLFHAATYTQAPKVSHKVLTKEERQELIKQHEEKQQEAAKLDQVASKGPIGRWWSRLQSGPNKITPAMAIVALGVVYGDIGTSPLYTMQTFLNGQGGLAHADHEAVLGVLSLVFWSITLITTVKYVLIAMRIDNKGEGGIFALYSLIRKYGAWLAIPAMLGGAAFLADSVLTPAVSISSAVEGLETLPAFEKLFTENKQLTLMITAAIILILFSAQSRGTERIGKVFGSVVLVWFSFLAVVGLANLSQYWGVFAALNPLYGVRFLFSSHNAAGLAIMGTVFLSTTGAEALYSDMGHVGRGNIYFTWPFIKIALVLCYFGQGAWMLNHWDDSAYARTHGLNPFFEMMTPSVRYVAVVLSVVAGVIASQALITGAFTMVSEATHLNWMPHLQVRYPARTRGQLYIPVVNVVLCVSTLLVLALFRDSEHISAAYGLALTITMITTTILLAVYIWHSGRRIGAVVFTVLFLAIQFMFFFASMAKFLHGGWFTMLLTFAILLVMYTWNEGTKLERAQRRHMQPAECLPVLERLHDDDTIPYFADNIVYLTSDPEMKRIDTDIFFSIFADHPKRARAWWAVSVETADEPFTREYSVENFGTDYMFRVRIRLGFKVSQSIPAYIHQIMNDLSKSGDLPKQESRYPKLDADPNIGPIRYVLIHKALMPESKVSQRGAISLEIKYAIRRLAGSPVKWFGLAPYNPLIEIQPLFLATQRPPRLKRV; encoded by the coding sequence ATGGCTAACGAGCCTAACGAGGATGAGCCGCTGTTTCACGCAGCCACATACACGCAGGCGCCGAAGGTTTCGCACAAGGTGCTGACCAAGGAAGAGCGACAGGAGCTGATCAAGCAGCACGAGGAGAAGCAGCAGGAGGCCGCCAAACTTGACCAGGTGGCCAGCAAAGGTCCCATCGGCCGCTGGTGGAGCCGTCTGCAATCCGGGCCAAACAAAATCACGCCTGCCATGGCGATCGTGGCGTTGGGCGTGGTATATGGCGATATCGGCACCTCGCCGCTGTACACCATGCAGACGTTCCTCAACGGGCAGGGCGGACTCGCACACGCTGACCACGAGGCCGTGCTCGGCGTGCTTTCGTTGGTGTTCTGGTCAATCACACTCATCACCACTGTCAAATACGTGTTGATTGCCATGCGCATCGATAACAAGGGCGAAGGCGGCATTTTCGCGCTGTACTCGTTGATTCGAAAGTACGGTGCATGGCTTGCGATTCCCGCCATGCTCGGCGGTGCCGCGTTCCTCGCCGATTCCGTGCTTACCCCAGCCGTGTCCATCAGCTCGGCAGTGGAAGGCTTGGAAACACTACCGGCTTTTGAAAAACTTTTTACCGAAAACAAGCAGCTGACCCTGATGATCACCGCGGCCATCATTCTGATACTGTTCTCTGCGCAGTCGCGTGGCACCGAGCGTATCGGCAAGGTGTTCGGTTCGGTCGTGCTTGTATGGTTCTCGTTCCTAGCGGTTGTCGGCTTGGCGAACCTCAGTCAGTATTGGGGCGTGTTCGCGGCGCTCAACCCCTTGTACGGTGTCAGATTCCTGTTCAGCAGCCATAATGCCGCTGGTCTTGCCATCATGGGTACGGTGTTCCTGTCAACCACCGGTGCCGAAGCGCTTTATTCCGACATGGGTCACGTTGGACGTGGCAACATCTATTTCACGTGGCCGTTCATCAAAATCGCGCTTGTGCTCTGTTATTTCGGCCAAGGCGCATGGATGCTCAATCATTGGGATGATTCGGCTTATGCCCGCACGCACGGTTTGAACCCGTTCTTCGAAATGATGACGCCCAGCGTGCGTTACGTGGCCGTCGTGCTTTCCGTGGTCGCGGGCGTTATCGCCTCGCAGGCATTGATCACCGGCGCGTTCACGATGGTGTCTGAAGCCACCCATCTGAACTGGATGCCGCATCTTCAGGTCCGTTACCCGGCCCGTACCCGCGGCCAGCTGTACATTCCTGTGGTCAATGTGGTGCTTTGCGTTTCCACGCTGTTGGTTTTGGCGCTATTCCGCGATTCCGAGCATATTTCCGCGGCGTATGGCCTGGCGTTGACCATCACAATGATCACCACCACCATTCTGCTTGCCGTCTACATCTGGCATTCAGGGCGTCGTATCGGAGCGGTCGTATTCACCGTGCTGTTCCTTGCGATTCAGTTCATGTTTTTCTTCGCTTCCATGGCGAAGTTCCTGCATGGTGGCTGGTTCACAATGCTGCTTACCTTCGCGATTCTGCTGGTCATGTATACGTGGAACGAAGGCACGAAGCTGGAACGTGCACAGCGTCGTCATATGCAGCCCGCCGAGTGCCTGCCGGTGCTGGAGCGGCTGCATGATGACGATACGATTCCGTATTTTGCCGACAATATCGTTTACCTCACGTCGGATCCGGAGATGAAGCGTATCGATACCGATATCTTCTTCTCGATTTTCGCCGACCATCCAAAACGTGCCCGCGCTTGGTGGGCGGTTTCTGTCGAGACCGCTGATGAGCCGTTCACTCGCGAGTATTCGGTTGAGAATTTCGGCACGGATTACATGTTCCGTGTTCGCATTCGGCTTGGTTTCAAGGTTTCTCAGTCGATTCCGGCTTACATTCATCAGATCATGAACGATTTGTCGAAGTCGGGAGATCTGCCGAAGCAGGAAAGCCGTTATCCGAAGCTTGATGCTGATCCGAATATCGGTCCGATTCGATATGTGCTGATTCACAAGGCGCTTATGCCTGAGTCGAAGGTATCGCAGCGTGGCGCGATTTCTTTGGAAATCAAGTATGCGATCCGTCGTCTTGCGGGATCTCCGGTCAAATGGTTCGGCCTTGCGCCTTACAATCCACTGATTGAGATACAGCCGCTGTTCCTCGCGACTCAGCGTCCTCCGCGGCTAAAGCGTGTGTGA
- a CDS encoding TatD family hydrolase: MSKHHRDRSWAPAPQPLPENAHVIDNHTHVASVVPFSRAMSHEAQEKGQPEVPVYSVDELLNQAQQVGVEGVIDCGCELPNLMTAIDMAREHPQTVHAAIAIHPNESVLHGHRGVPGPDGLPLKYKPWHDTNFEDAMAEVHRLAITYPNQVVAIGETGMDLFRTGEAAKELQREAFRAHIALAKELNLPMQIHDRDSHKEVIETLLADGAPERTVFHSYSGDAEMGEIARENGWYLSLSGTSSYKGNDGIRESARIVGLSHVMVETDAPYLSPMPYRGRTNAPYMIPYTLQSLANYLDKPLTEVAQATRKTTREVYGI; this comes from the coding sequence ATGAGCAAACACCATCGTGACCGCAGCTGGGCGCCAGCACCGCAACCACTTCCCGAGAACGCGCACGTTATCGACAACCACACGCATGTGGCGTCCGTCGTGCCGTTCTCGCGGGCCATGAGCCATGAAGCCCAAGAAAAAGGCCAACCGGAAGTCCCCGTATACAGCGTCGACGAACTGCTGAACCAAGCACAACAAGTCGGCGTCGAAGGCGTCATCGACTGCGGATGCGAACTACCGAACCTCATGACCGCCATCGACATGGCACGTGAACACCCCCAAACCGTGCACGCGGCCATCGCCATACATCCCAACGAATCCGTGCTCCACGGTCATCGCGGAGTGCCCGGACCAGACGGCCTTCCGCTCAAATACAAACCCTGGCACGACACCAACTTCGAAGACGCCATGGCCGAAGTACACCGTCTTGCCATCACTTACCCCAATCAGGTTGTGGCCATAGGCGAAACCGGCATGGATCTCTTCCGCACCGGCGAAGCCGCCAAAGAACTCCAGCGGGAAGCTTTCCGCGCGCACATCGCGCTCGCCAAGGAACTCAATCTGCCTATGCAGATCCATGACCGTGACTCGCATAAGGAAGTTATCGAAACGTTGCTGGCGGACGGCGCTCCCGAACGGACCGTGTTCCACAGCTATTCCGGTGATGCCGAAATGGGTGAGATAGCGCGCGAAAACGGTTGGTATCTCAGTCTTTCGGGCACATCCAGCTATAAGGGCAACGATGGTATCCGCGAGTCGGCACGCATTGTCGGGCTCAGTCATGTCATGGTCGAAACCGATGCCCCCTACCTAAGTCCGATGCCGTATCGTGGCCGCACCAACGCGCCGTACATGATCCCCTACACCCTGCAGTCGTTGGCGAATTATCTCGATAAACCGCTGACGGAAGTCGCGCAGGCAACACGAAAGACTACGCGCGAAGTGTACGGAATCTGA